GCCTATTTGGAAAACTCTAATTTGTCCTGTCCTCTTTGTGTCTAGGGGGAAGTATTTTGCTGGGTGGTTTCCATCCTTTCAGATATGCACCCCTTGCAAGCCATAAGGTAAAACTAGCTTGCTTGGGTGTTCTTACAAGTTCCTGACTGGTCATCAAACATTTTCTTGAGCTAAGCCATGGCCATGTTGGCTCATAGCCATATGATGAGGATGAGCTTGGGATGTTAAAGCCTAGGAACTTCTCATGAACTGTAAATTCACATTGAATATCATATGATATAGTACCAGACAAATGACACAGCTTCTCTAAAGGTGTAAGTTGAAAAGGCAGCCTGCGATGATGCGGAACATTTAGTTTACTTCTCCGGTATGTCAAGATCTGTACCATCCTGTACAGGTATAGTCTGCTGCTGAGAAGTGTAATTTGAGGGCTGACTGTGCTTTGTAGGTTGTTTCAGTCAGcttccacatcacatttttttttgatattcaaacaattttcttatatGTGAGGGCAAAGTCCAAGATGAACCCCCAATACACTGCAGTCCCACAGTGCACCAGCTGGGTTCATTCCCACATGATGTTCAGATTTCTGGCTGCCCTTCTGTTCTTAAAATGGAAGACAAAGGTTTGGGTTTTGGCAGTATTTGGCTTGAGCTGGTTTTCCTAGTAGGAGGTAACATCTTTCAGTccattgtttaatgttatttctatCTCATCAAAACTGTCAGCTTGAGCAGTGAAGGCAAAGTTGTCAGTGAAGATGAAACTTTGAGTTCACTCAGTTAGTGACTGGTCATCATCGGTATAAGTGTTGAAAAGAGCCGATACAAGCACATTGCCTTGGGATAGACCACTATTCTGTGTTCTCCACCTCCTTTTCCCCCCTGGAATTCTACAAAGAACCTCCTGTTTTGGAGAAGGTTCCTGATCACCCTCATCCATTGTTCTTTCTGCTTCAGATATAGAAGAGATAATGTTCTGGGCTGTGTTGGCAGTTTCTTCATTGAAAGAATTTTCCTCATGGAGTCTGTATTATTCATCTAACATGACAAATGCCTGGAGTATAGTTAACTCTGCAGCCTCTAGGAATTGATGCCCATGAGCAGGTTTTCACTATACTAGTAAAAAGAGTCATAATTCCCAAGGACAGGAGTAGAAATGTGAACCTTCTCTTTTAGCATACTAGAACATTTTGTCCAGTCTAAAGATATAGAGTTGGGaaactttttttctattgatgAATACCTTCCTAAACAAGGTATTTATTCTGGTGGGATAGTAAGCCATCATCTGATCAGTACATCTGAAAcagtatttatattacattattttaatatttttttataaaaaacaaaaagataaatttaaataatcagaagAAATATAGAAATCATGAGGATGAAATGAGCACtttgaaaaaatgacaaaaaattctgAGTAACAGGACACCATAAACTAACCCAAGTTAGCTGATTAAGATgaataaaagcaatataaaatatcataaacattTGATGTACCATCAGTTACTTGGCAGAGATAAGTATGCCATGTCAACATGTTAATCATGTTCTGGGCtagataaattatgttaacaaacaaaaaaaattactaatgaaataataaatgtaacatttaagaAACTAATAAGAATATTTGATTACATTAGAGCACTATACTCACAATGACGTGACATTTGTAGGCTGTTTTCTGGCAATTTTATTTGGCACTGCTTTCAACTGGCTCTTactcaattttcttttctttttaactgtaGGCATAAGTTCTGGTGGAAAACGAGTCCAATCATACTCTAAAGGTTTATCAGTTACagtcaaattttctttatcagcATCTATAAAATTACCTAAACCTTTTTGAATTTCATCAGCCAGTATGAAAGcacttgaattatttaaataattaagaaattgtgTCTTAAACAGTACTTGATCATTATATATCGGTCCGGTTTCAAGAGAAGCAGGATAAAATTCCATCGTTGGATATAAAGGAGGTGGTTGTAGTACAGGTTCTGGGATCATTTCACCAGGAGAAAAACCCAACTGCTCAACATTAAATGACAATGAGGCTCTCCCACGCCCACCACCTCCTCCACGACCACGTCCAGccattttgattataaaaactttttaatttactacttcaACTTTTTTCTTGGTTATGTTAATCGTCTTCTTGCTTTCCTCATCAAGAAATGTTTCCTAAAACATAAATGAGTAaattaagcatactgaaaaaacCACTCATAATTTGacactaataattttaatcattaaagtgCATCAAGTCATACAGTTAAATGATGATAACAATGTGCTGCATTTTTTCAAGTGTAACAGCAATGCAAAGCATATGCTACTGACACAGTAGTGCTATtgcagaatattaaataaaatattattgcttaCGTTAAGATTAAATCTACTATTATAAATCACACCAAAACAGGTAGAAGGTTTAcacaattatataaatgtattttttttctgaaaaacatcACATACGTACACACCAtgcttcttttcttaaaaaaaaaaaaataaaaaataagtgataaaaCTTAGTAAAGGATAACACTAGTATCTAGTGTAGTGTAACtgcacgttttatttttttattcttatagagCACATCAGTTGTTCAGGTGGTTTAGTTTATTAACAGATGCAATTGAAAGGGTCTTTCTTAGTTTGACAACTGGAAGGACATAATGATGAATTTGATACCACAGCTGGTAGTATTTCAAAACAATACTatgaaaaatctcatttttatttagtgCATAATGAAATAATGCATTAAACAACATTACTGCATCAAGTTTTACCAAAATCTTGATGATTCTTAAAGCTAAACAATTTGTAAGATTAAGCAAAGTTTCAAAAACAAAGCTATGGGGATTACAGAACTAAAAGAGTAATATATAACTGTTCACAAAAAGTCCAAACTAACTTTAGAGTGAAAAGTATCATGGCAGGTTTTTAAGCATAAATCCAAATGTATTTAACAGTATCAAAATGTGTGCAGTTTGGTAATACAAAATCTTTGGCTGATCatccaagaaattattttttttttttgcctgatattaccatataagcttgaagcttgtgcgtcaGATATGGAAATGGTAtcttgtagtatatgaaaaatactctgcatgactgggattcaaacccagccCCTCTGGATATGGGCATGTCTGAGTCCTAATGTTTTTTAATACCATGATAACAGTTTGATAAATCATGGCCGTACGGTTACGAGCCAGAAACTAGATCTCCGTTGTCTCTTGAAATCACCATCATACCAAAGGTTGAAGTAAGCAAGACAAGTGAAGAACAAGgtgaaaattatatgttttttttttaactactgtatAATTGTGCACCCGGAAATAACACCATCAACAATAGTTTTATCTGGAGTTCTATATTGTCTTCATGATGTAACTGGCAACATGAGACCAAACCTAAGGGAATCACACAAATGGCAATTGCATCATAATAATGCAAATTCATCATATCTAACCCACAATTTCTCGAACAAGGATGTTTGCGATGCCTCAAGTCTGCCAGATTACTTGTGATTTCTGGTTGTTTCCCAATCTGAAGATGCCACTGAAAAGGTCTTTCTTGGTTTGGCAACTGGAAGGACATAATGATGAATTTAATACAACAGGTGGTAGCACTTCAAAATGGTACTATGAAAAACATTTCCTGCAATAGAATGGGCAATGGGTTAAATGTATGGAGCACAAGGGATCTACTTGCAAAGAAAGTGAATATACAGGCAGTctctatttgttaaataaaactgaactaatttaaaaaatataggacttaaatatataacttataggTATGTATATTGTGCAGTTTACAAAGTGGAATAAGAAAATCCAATTTAAGGTAAGAATAAATATTTGCTCACCACTGCCTCAACCatatgtaattaacttttttctgcatTCTTTTTTGCAACTTAATTGAATGTGAACATATCAATAGctttaaacaattgttttaaacaaaataaacattcttttgaCTAATTAATTCTAAGCACATATAAAAGAATCacgattaaactatttttatatactttttgatGTTATGCCATgataggatttttaaaaatgaaaactggaatattacgcaaattaccaaataataacatgttattaataacatcttcattgttaaaaaatgcatacaaattttactaatttttaagataaaaatggaaACATGTTAATGAAAATGGTAATAAGCTTGATTTTTTTCTTACCATGAAGTTCCCTTTTTCCttcagacaataaaataaaaataaacgaagttTGTTCATTATAACTTTCATAAactttactgttaaatatttgcttgtgaataataattatgaaatgaaataagataaaatcagagtataattcataaatttcaatagagaattaaaaatttatacaataaattaccaTGTGCAATATGTTGTTATTCCATGATAGTTAATCAAATGACTGGATGATAAAACAGAGTATATTTTAACATTACCAGGCATTAGAGAGAGACTGAATTAATATGTTAGTACAATTTCACAAATATGTCTGTATAAATATTCTGTTCTTTGTGTGATTATCAAAAAAAGTGAcactaatatactaatattagtgttcaataatattagtatattattattagtatattacactataatatttattaatgttcaataaataataaatctagtgaaataatttaaatttttttaaaacttacaggGTCATAGATAACTTTTACAACAAGAGAGCAACTGGGGCATGTTGCCTCCTCTTCTCCTGACTTTAACTGTTcctaaagaagaaaaagtaacataattttaacgaatgaaaatcactaaacatataaaaatattctaacaaatCAACTCaactcaataaaaaaacatttagacaCAACAAGTGTGAAAGAAAATTACCCTATAACAATAATGaaggatttataaattaaagaaacatgGATGtcagtattttcttaatttactgaaaatttaaatttaaaactgatgcATGCAGGATTCAAGAATTCCTTGATTCAGGATATACTTCAATAATGTGACTTTCTATGTGATCATTTTTCTCCTAATGTCAACCCAAATACGAAgaatatttgaacaaatttacATGATATTAGGAATCCctaataggtaaataaaaatcttacaagATTACAAATGTTATACAACTTGAAAGGGAAAGGATTTTACAGCtgagaataattaaaagaaaaatgccaTTCTTTTCAAGAAATCCTTTGAGCTTAAGGATGTTGTAAAGATATACTAAATTTATTAGGTggataatttttgataattgctTTCTCAATATGTTTGTCCTTGGGCAAGAGATTAAGCTGTATTAACAATCTTATCATTCAAATTATAAAGGTTTtagttcaaaaaaagttttatgtatttataaaacaaagtaagATCATTTTGTAATGACTAACTAAATCAAGTTTTAATAAAgtgtttataataacaaattcaaCATGTTTTTCAGTGATGCTGATTGTCATGAAaacatgataaattattaattctgtttcaataaacattagtaaaaaaatatatttaatttttaagttaaattttatattaattatgtacaggagaccaaataatttatataaaacaaatggtTGAAGATGTAACTAACTATGGCAGAACGAAAAAATTAGcaagaacagaaaggaatggagaatagAATTAAACCAGAAACTAACAGAATAtaccatatttaaataattattgcaatcaatgccaatatatgtttatttatcaatgtaaataCTTTTTCCTAGGAgcctccataaaaaaaaaaattaagttagttttatcaatttaaaacctCAGGTAGTTCTGTGATGTACAAAAGTAGAGCTGTTTTCAATCGCCCAGTTTTTATGTAATATCCATGCAAGACATTTTCATTATCatgattgtatttaataaatatacatttcaaaatattttaataaatggagGAAAAATAGGTGGAAATTGGGCATAAATATCTGATCATACAGCTCTGCAGAAGTTATACAATAGATACTAGCAAACAAGTCCACAAGATGAAGCAACATAAATGGCTCAGAAACGATCCTCTGGCAGTATAATTTCCTTCTATTTCTAatgtatcataaattttataaaaagggtTGTCACTCTAACATGCTgatcaatttatattaatgttaggcATATAATGAATAACGTAAATCAACTTGATGCACCCAagtacaaaattatgaaatatcttaccttattttgttgtttttctgcaagagtactttcacaggatcctgcaacatcagttgtatgtaaaaaaaatctttttgtatgattacataaaaaaatatttagactaaaatcaaaaagtttcaactttttaatgttttaatcttcaatctttaatatgtaattatacaaaaagtgttttacacaactgatgatgcgggattccGCGAAAGTAATTTAGTAGTAGAACAACAAAATAAGGTAAGATTTCTTAATTATGTACTTGGATGGATCAAgttggtttatattatatatttattaaaacagggatgatatgggtcttgaaaggatgatattagaaaaatattaggcAATATATGAATTATCTATTactagaatcattgtaataaggataaaatcaaaacctaaaccgacaacgattgttaaagtctatatgcctacaagcgcccatgatgatgatgaggtagagtgtgtatacgaagagattgatgaagcaattaaacacgtaaaaggagatgaaaatttaataatagttggagattggaatgcaagcattggaaaaggcaaggaaggaaatatagtgggtgaatacgggctgggcaaaaggaatgaaagaggggaccgacttatagagttttgcacgaagtataatttagtaattgccaacactcaatttaaaaatcataatagaagaatatatacttggaaaaagccaggcgatactgcaaggtatcagatagattatatcatagttaagcaaagatttagaaatcaactcgttgactgcaaaacttaccctggagcagacattgatagcgaccataatttggtgataatgaaatgtagattggggtttaaaaacctgaagaaaaggtgtcagatgaatcggtgacataagagaagcttgaggaagaggaggtaaagaagacttttgaggaggacatcgcaagaggtctgagtaaaaaagataagatagaaaatgtggaagagttaaaaaggaaattcttaaatcagcagaagcaaacttaggcggaataaagagaactggtagaaaaccttgggtttcagacgatatattgcagctgatggatgaacgtagaaaatataagaatactagtgatgaagaaagtaaaaggaactatcggcaattaagaaatgctataaacaggaagtgcaaactggcgaaagaagagtggattaaagaaaagtgttcggaagtggaaagagaaatgaacactggtaaaatagacggagcatacaggaaagttaagaaaaatgaacattggtaaaatagacggagcatacaggaatgttaagaaaaattttggggtacataaattaaaatctaataatgtgttaaacaaagatggtacaccaatatataatacgaaaggtaaagtcgatagatgggtggaatatattgaagagttatacggaagaaatgaattagaaaatggtgttatagaggaagaagaggaagttgaggaggttgaaatgggagaaacaatactgagatctgaatttaagagagcattaaacgatttaaatggcagaaaggctcctggaatagacggaatacctgtagaattactgcgcactgcaggtgaggaagcgattgatagattatacaaactggtgtgtaatatttatgaaaaaggggaatttccgtcagacttcataaaaagtgttatagtcatgataccaaagaaaacaggggcagataaatgtgaagaatacagaacaattagtttaactagtcatgcatcaaaaatcttaactagaattctatacagaagaatggagaggagagtggaagaactgttaggagaagattgatttggtttcaggaaaagtatagggacaagagaagcaattttaggcctcagattaatagtagaaggaagattaaaggaaaacaagccaacatacttggcctagaaaaggcattcgataacgtagattggaataatatgttcagcattttaaaataatcactggtcaaatacagagatagaggaacaattgctaacatttacaggaaccaaacagcaacagtaataattgaagaacataagaaagaagccgtaataagaaagggaatccgacaaggatgttccctatctccgttactttttaatctttacatggaactagcagttaatgatgttaaagaacaatttatattcagagtaacagtacaaggtgaaaagataaagatgctacgatttgctgatgatatagtaattctagccgagagtaaaaaggatttagaagaaacaatgaacggcatagatgaagtcctacgcaagaactatcgcatgaaaataaagaacaaaacaaaagtaatgaaatgtagtagaaataacaaagatggaccactgaatgtgaaaataggaggagaaaagattatagaggtagaagaattttgttatttgggaagtacaattactaaagatgcaattacgaagcaggagcgatataaaatgccgaatagcacaagcgaaacgagccttcagtaagaaatataatttgttta
This DNA window, taken from Lycorma delicatula isolate Av1 chromosome 7, ASM4794821v1, whole genome shotgun sequence, encodes the following:
- the Polr3G gene encoding RNA polymerase III subunit G; this translates as MAGRGRGGGGGRGRASLSFNVEQLGFSPGEMIPEPVLQPPPLYPTMEFYPASLETGPIYNDQVLFKTQFLNYLNNSSAFILADEIQKGLGNFIDADKENLTVTDKPLEYDWTRFPPELMPTVKKKRKLSKSQLKAVPNKIARKQPTNVTSLLDELEKKEVTDKDRESETEEKEKKKEDEEGEEEGGDKEEYEEEDLDEEMDDGTDYNLNYFDNGESYEDEDDNLDDGPIY